A region from the Pseudomonas cucumis genome encodes:
- the tsaE gene encoding tRNA (adenosine(37)-N6)-threonylcarbamoyltransferase complex ATPase subunit type 1 TsaE: MSEVTLYLADEEAMTAFGARIAQTTEGHGLIFLEGDLGAGKTTLSRGIIRGLGHAGAVKSPTFTLVEPYEIGEVRAFHFDLYRLVDPEELEYLGIRDYFEDDALCLIEWPRNGAGFLPKPDLTITISPQDSGRSLKILPQGSRGESWCAALALESN; encoded by the coding sequence GTGTCTGAAGTAACCCTGTACCTGGCTGATGAAGAGGCGATGACCGCGTTTGGTGCGCGCATCGCACAAACCACTGAAGGGCACGGTCTGATTTTTCTCGAGGGAGATCTGGGCGCGGGGAAAACCACGCTGTCCCGGGGCATTATTCGTGGCCTGGGGCATGCGGGGGCGGTAAAAAGTCCCACCTTCACCCTGGTCGAGCCTTACGAGATTGGTGAGGTCCGCGCCTTCCATTTCGACCTGTATCGACTGGTCGATCCGGAGGAGCTGGAGTACCTCGGCATCCGCGACTATTTCGAAGACGATGCACTGTGCCTGATCGAATGGCCCCGGAACGGTGCAGGCTTTTTGCCAAAGCCCGACCTGACCATTACCATTAGCCCGCAAGACAGCGGGCGTTCGCTGAAAATTTTGCCCCAGGGCTCGCGTGGCGAGTCGTGGTGTGCCGCTTTGGCATTGGAATCCAATTAA